A part of Paenarthrobacter sp. A20 genomic DNA contains:
- a CDS encoding LacI family DNA-binding transcriptional regulator: MSELQRRPTLMDVAEAAGVSRALVSIVMRGAPGAAEATRQRVLQAASDLGYRADSRARLLRSSRTKLLGLAFSSSQPFHAEIVDAAYAEASAKGYEITLSAVAGGRPEARAIETLLDVGAEALIIIAPTLSVDDLALHARQVPVVSLLRDDVGDLVDSVSSDDHAGIALAVDHLVSLGHRRIVHVDGGTAVSSDKRREAYRTEMIRHRLQPVVVSGGPGEEDGMGAGQILQADLPTAVIAFNDRSALGIMESFRAAGISIPADVSVLGYDDSNFAKLSYVQLSSVSQDAPLLAAAAVGRAVDRIEGAKPPGSVVRTPHLVTRKTTARAPEGNSDT, from the coding sequence ATGTCAGAACTGCAGCGCCGCCCCACCCTGATGGACGTAGCCGAGGCGGCCGGCGTCTCGCGCGCCTTGGTTTCCATCGTGATGCGGGGCGCCCCCGGCGCGGCGGAAGCTACCCGACAAAGAGTCCTGCAGGCGGCCAGCGATCTCGGTTACCGGGCAGACTCCCGCGCGAGGCTGCTGCGGAGCAGCAGAACCAAACTCCTGGGCCTCGCCTTCTCCAGCTCACAGCCGTTTCACGCGGAGATTGTCGATGCCGCGTACGCGGAGGCGTCCGCCAAGGGCTATGAGATAACGCTGAGCGCAGTGGCCGGAGGCCGACCTGAGGCCCGCGCCATCGAGACCTTGCTGGACGTCGGCGCCGAGGCGTTGATCATCATCGCTCCCACCCTCAGCGTGGATGACCTGGCATTGCACGCCCGCCAGGTGCCGGTGGTGAGCCTCCTGCGCGATGACGTGGGCGATCTTGTGGATTCGGTCAGCAGTGACGATCATGCCGGCATCGCACTGGCCGTTGACCATCTGGTTAGCCTGGGTCATCGCCGGATCGTCCACGTGGACGGCGGCACTGCAGTCTCGTCGGACAAACGCCGGGAGGCGTACCGCACGGAAATGATCCGGCATCGCCTGCAACCCGTGGTTGTTTCGGGCGGCCCAGGAGAGGAGGACGGCATGGGGGCAGGGCAGATCCTTCAGGCCGATCTGCCAACGGCTGTTATCGCCTTCAACGACAGGTCGGCCCTGGGAATCATGGAAAGCTTCAGGGCCGCGGGAATCAGCATTCCCGCCGATGTTTCAGTACTCGGCTACGACGACAGCAACTTCGCCAAGCTGAGTTATGTCCAGTTATCCTCTGTCAGCCAGGACGCTCCGCTCCTTGCCGCCGCCGCCGTTGGCCGTGCCGTGGACCGGATCGAAGGGGCAAAGCCACCGGGCAGCGTGGTCCGGACACCACACCTGGTCACCCGCAAAACCACAGCCCGGGCCCCTGAAGGAAACAGCGACACCTGA
- a CDS encoding Gfo/Idh/MocA family oxidoreductase yields MVYLQHPVSEDRPVRLGLIGAGWIGSFHAESIARRIPNARLEAIADPALPAVQALADRLGVRKISTDPEDVLADPEVDAVLISAPARYHSGLIAAAARAGKHAFCEKPGGRTVEEVDEALEAAEAAGVTVHFGFNRRYAEDFAAARRLIDDGAVGTPQLLRSLTRDPGHKDGIANPERIAPGTIFLETLIHDFDTLNWLNPGAVPVRVHAVADALVAPEAKEGGLLDTAVVTVTYSNGAIAVAEANFNALYGYDVRGEVFGTAGMVTAGGPQANSATSYTAAGINAATVRLNVDLFHDAYTAELAHFVDAVRADRDGTQAPAAQGAGGTDARNALAVALAATRSAHTGLSVDVASIAALRPAEPALLTVGDNA; encoded by the coding sequence ATGGTTTACCTTCAGCATCCGGTCAGTGAAGACCGGCCCGTTCGTCTTGGTCTGATCGGAGCGGGGTGGATTGGAAGTTTTCACGCCGAATCCATTGCCCGGCGCATCCCCAATGCCCGACTCGAGGCAATCGCTGACCCGGCCCTTCCCGCGGTCCAGGCGCTGGCTGACCGGCTGGGTGTCCGCAAGATCAGCACTGACCCGGAGGATGTGCTGGCTGATCCGGAAGTGGATGCTGTCCTGATCTCCGCGCCGGCCCGCTATCATTCCGGGCTGATAGCGGCGGCGGCACGTGCTGGCAAGCATGCCTTCTGCGAAAAGCCAGGCGGCCGTACTGTGGAAGAAGTTGATGAGGCGCTGGAAGCAGCGGAGGCCGCGGGTGTGACGGTCCACTTCGGTTTCAACCGCCGCTACGCAGAAGACTTTGCTGCCGCCCGCCGACTCATTGATGACGGCGCTGTGGGAACCCCGCAATTGTTGCGGTCCTTGACCCGCGACCCGGGACACAAGGACGGGATTGCCAATCCGGAGCGGATTGCACCGGGCACCATTTTCCTTGAGACCCTCATCCACGACTTTGATACCTTGAACTGGCTGAACCCCGGCGCTGTCCCTGTTCGCGTCCATGCAGTGGCTGACGCGCTGGTAGCTCCCGAGGCAAAAGAGGGCGGGCTGTTGGATACCGCTGTGGTCACCGTGACCTACAGCAACGGGGCCATTGCCGTGGCCGAGGCCAACTTCAATGCCCTGTACGGCTATGACGTGCGCGGAGAGGTATTTGGCACTGCGGGGATGGTGACGGCGGGAGGCCCGCAGGCCAACTCGGCCACGAGCTACACTGCTGCCGGCATCAATGCGGCCACCGTCCGCCTGAACGTGGACCTCTTTCACGATGCCTACACGGCTGAACTCGCCCACTTTGTGGATGCGGTGAGGGCTGACCGCGATGGGACCCAGGCTCCCGCGGCCCAAGGTGCTGGCGGAACCGACGCGCGGAATGCGCTGGCCGTTGCCCTGGCTGCCACCCGTTCGGCCCACACCGGGCTGTCTGTTGATGTGGCATCGATTGCCGCACTGCGTCCGGCGGAACCCGCGCTGCTCACTGTGGGGGACAACGCATGA
- a CDS encoding TIM barrel protein, which produces MSFRLAVCAEMLYGELPLTERVKRIHGQGFEVELWDTRGRDVAALAATGARFSSMSGYFGGSLTDPGGAEDVLASAEKLIPVALELGVERMVVHPAELGEGGRAVRPVHRSTGEMWLTGRSTLERLGALGEKHGVTFALENLNTILDHPGIPLARAKDTLALVSAVNHPNVRMMLDLYHAQIGEGNLIELVRAALPWIGEIQVADVPGRCEPGTGEVNYRGVADALQKAGYAGVIGLEAKADGGEDLQSGDAALAAFRAAFEG; this is translated from the coding sequence ATGAGCTTCCGCCTGGCCGTATGCGCTGAAATGCTCTACGGCGAACTGCCCTTGACGGAGCGGGTGAAGAGGATCCACGGGCAAGGGTTCGAGGTGGAGCTGTGGGACACCCGCGGCCGGGATGTCGCGGCCCTGGCAGCAACAGGTGCCCGGTTCTCGTCGATGAGCGGCTATTTTGGCGGCAGCCTTACTGATCCCGGCGGTGCCGAGGACGTGCTGGCGTCCGCGGAGAAGTTGATTCCCGTGGCGCTTGAACTTGGCGTCGAGCGGATGGTGGTCCACCCTGCGGAGCTCGGGGAGGGAGGCAGGGCTGTCCGACCGGTTCACCGGTCTACCGGTGAGATGTGGCTGACCGGTCGAAGCACCCTCGAACGCCTGGGGGCGCTGGGCGAGAAGCACGGAGTGACCTTCGCGCTTGAGAACCTGAACACCATCCTGGACCACCCTGGAATCCCATTGGCGCGGGCCAAGGACACTTTGGCGCTGGTCTCCGCAGTTAACCACCCCAATGTCAGGATGATGCTGGACCTGTATCACGCCCAAATCGGCGAGGGAAACCTGATCGAACTTGTCCGGGCCGCGTTGCCCTGGATCGGAGAAATACAGGTGGCTGACGTCCCCGGCCGTTGCGAACCCGGCACCGGGGAAGTCAACTACCGCGGCGTCGCAGATGCTCTTCAGAAGGCCGGATACGCGGGGGTCATAGGCCTCGAGGCGAAGGCCGACGGGGGAGAGGACCTGCAATCAGGTGATGCCGCGCTGGCGGCTTTCCGTGCGGCCTTTGAAGGCTAG
- a CDS encoding LacI family DNA-binding transcriptional regulator → MRATVKDVARRAGVSPKTVSNVMNGVVPVSAPTRLRVEQAMAELDYVPNLSARGLRNGRSGVIALALPDLATPYSAEVAHHIVEVAHEQGWIVQIEETGSDPRREQELMTRARSNLIDGLILNPVVLDESAVKVGVALPPVVLLGEVTQQLADRVFVNSLTAARDMTLALAKPGRRRIAVLGTTQGRGSAAAIQRTQGYEAALDILSIPRDESLLIPCEKWTPETAAKALEAYLETHPVPEALFCFTDSMAIGALSVLWKRGLRIPEEIAVAGFDDIADGRYAVPSLTTVSFDKRTIASEALRLLTERMGDRGQGQRLVEIEYSIVERDSSKA, encoded by the coding sequence TTGCGCGCAACGGTCAAGGACGTGGCGCGCCGTGCAGGGGTTTCGCCCAAAACGGTCTCGAACGTGATGAACGGTGTGGTCCCTGTCAGCGCTCCTACCCGGCTCCGGGTTGAACAGGCCATGGCGGAACTGGATTACGTACCCAATCTTTCTGCGCGCGGACTGCGGAATGGCCGCTCCGGGGTTATTGCCCTCGCTTTGCCGGACCTGGCAACACCGTACTCGGCGGAGGTGGCCCACCATATTGTGGAGGTGGCCCATGAGCAGGGCTGGATTGTCCAGATTGAGGAAACGGGCTCGGACCCGCGCCGCGAGCAGGAACTGATGACCCGGGCCCGCTCCAACCTGATCGACGGATTGATCCTCAATCCCGTGGTGTTGGATGAGAGTGCGGTCAAGGTTGGAGTGGCCCTGCCTCCTGTGGTTCTTTTGGGCGAGGTGACGCAGCAGCTGGCCGATCGGGTCTTTGTGAACAGCCTGACGGCGGCCCGGGACATGACGCTGGCGCTGGCCAAGCCCGGGCGTCGGCGCATTGCGGTCCTTGGAACAACCCAGGGGCGAGGATCTGCGGCGGCCATCCAGCGTACCCAAGGGTATGAAGCCGCTTTGGACATCCTGAGTATTCCGCGGGATGAGTCGCTGCTGATTCCTTGCGAAAAGTGGACGCCCGAAACCGCCGCCAAAGCCCTGGAGGCTTATCTGGAGACGCATCCTGTCCCAGAGGCTCTCTTCTGTTTCACCGACTCCATGGCGATTGGTGCCCTGAGCGTGCTCTGGAAGAGGGGTTTGCGGATCCCTGAGGAAATCGCGGTGGCGGGTTTCGATGATATTGCCGATGGCCGCTACGCCGTCCCTTCCCTGACGACCGTCTCCTTTGACAAGCGAACCATTGCCAGCGAAGCCCTGCGTCTCCTCACGGAGCGCATGGGCGACCGGGGCCAGGGCCAGCGCCTCGTTGAAATCGAGTACAGCATTGTGGAGCGGGACAGCAGCAAGGCCTGA
- a CDS encoding extracellular solute-binding protein, producing the protein MKQFESLTGKQLSRRQLLTGSALLGGGLLATGLSGCGGAAQAAAVQDIGFWHLLSGGDGIKMQAMINAANQANPGFKVHPTVLAWGPPYYTKLAMASAGGRPPEVAIMHASRVPGYAPGGLIDPWDLDLLAENGVTASDFAPRIWEKSQHGGKVFSIALDSHPFVMFYNTDVAGKAGVLGSNGQLQEVSSPDEFKAMALEMQKVTKAHGLSFGYLGSGSQMWRLFYTLYKQHGVDMELTPGQPMKVDRDAAIESLEFMASLFDDTIAAQAGDISTGIAEFARGGSGMLFSGVWELPTMKKAGIPVDAATIPTLYGTPASYADSHSFVLPRQLNVNEDKRRDVYKFVTDVLKGSLSWAEAGHIPGYQPVVQSQAYRELTPQIHYANAADIIAYDPEAWFSGSGSDWQTYFAENVQNVLLGRDKASAGWDAFEQRTNTLLSRPNPV; encoded by the coding sequence GTGAAGCAGTTTGAATCTTTGACCGGGAAACAGTTGTCCCGGAGACAGTTATTGACAGGTTCCGCCCTTCTTGGCGGGGGGCTCCTGGCAACCGGCCTCAGCGGTTGTGGAGGGGCCGCCCAGGCTGCGGCCGTCCAGGACATTGGGTTCTGGCACCTCCTCTCCGGCGGTGACGGCATCAAAATGCAGGCCATGATCAACGCGGCCAACCAGGCCAATCCCGGTTTCAAGGTGCACCCCACGGTGCTTGCCTGGGGGCCTCCGTATTACACCAAATTGGCCATGGCATCGGCAGGAGGCCGCCCACCGGAGGTGGCCATCATGCACGCCAGCCGGGTGCCCGGTTATGCGCCGGGCGGACTCATCGATCCGTGGGACCTGGACCTTCTTGCCGAGAACGGGGTGACGGCATCCGACTTCGCTCCCAGAATCTGGGAGAAGAGCCAGCATGGCGGCAAGGTCTTCTCCATCGCCTTGGACTCACACCCGTTCGTGATGTTCTACAACACAGATGTTGCAGGCAAAGCGGGCGTCCTGGGCAGCAACGGGCAGCTTCAGGAGGTGAGCTCTCCGGACGAGTTCAAAGCCATGGCCTTGGAAATGCAGAAAGTGACCAAGGCCCACGGCCTGTCCTTCGGCTACCTGGGCAGTGGGTCGCAGATGTGGCGCCTGTTCTACACCCTCTACAAGCAGCATGGCGTGGACATGGAACTGACGCCGGGCCAGCCTATGAAGGTGGACCGGGACGCGGCCATTGAGTCGCTGGAATTCATGGCTTCACTGTTTGACGACACCATCGCAGCCCAGGCCGGAGACATCAGCACCGGCATCGCCGAGTTCGCCCGCGGCGGCTCGGGAATGTTGTTCAGCGGTGTCTGGGAACTTCCCACCATGAAGAAAGCCGGCATCCCCGTTGACGCCGCCACCATTCCCACGCTGTACGGGACGCCGGCCTCCTACGCCGACTCGCACTCGTTCGTCCTGCCGCGCCAACTCAACGTCAACGAGGACAAGCGCAGGGATGTCTACAAGTTTGTCACCGACGTCCTGAAGGGATCGCTGTCCTGGGCAGAAGCCGGACACATTCCCGGGTACCAGCCTGTGGTCCAGTCGCAGGCGTACCGCGAACTCACCCCGCAGATTCACTACGCCAACGCGGCGGACATCATTGCCTACGATCCCGAAGCCTGGTTCAGCGGCTCCGGCTCGGACTGGCAGACCTACTTCGCCGAGAACGTCCAGAACGTGCTCCTGGGAAGGGACAAGGCATCGGCAGGATGGGATGCCTTCGAACAACGCACCAACACCCTCCTCTCCCGTCCCAACCCGGTCTGA
- a CDS encoding carbohydrate ABC transporter permease, which produces MSTSTLSRPRPETLRKPGSRSRSNVSGWAFATPFLVFFLVFLVWPILYGFYMSLTGKSLTGANDSLIGFANYAEALADADMWRSLGNTLYFTVISTVPLVLVALVMAALLNVGLPAQWLWRLSYFAPYLLASTVVSLFFTWMYNPQLGLINEFLTGIGLPRVAWLNDPNVAMWAIVIATLWWTVGFNFLLYLAAMQNIPAQHYEAASLDGAGAWRQFFSITLPQLTPTTVMIVLLQILASLKIFDQVYQMTAGGPAGSTRPVVQYIFETGFTGYRLGYSAAISYIFFGLIVVVSVMQFVITRRRSA; this is translated from the coding sequence ATGAGTACCTCTACGCTGTCCCGGCCGAGGCCGGAGACCCTGCGCAAACCCGGGAGCCGATCCCGCAGCAACGTGAGCGGATGGGCGTTCGCCACCCCGTTCCTGGTGTTCTTCCTCGTTTTCCTCGTCTGGCCCATCCTCTACGGCTTCTACATGAGCCTCACGGGCAAGTCCCTGACCGGGGCCAATGACAGCCTGATCGGTTTCGCCAACTACGCCGAGGCATTGGCCGACGCAGATATGTGGCGGTCCCTGGGCAACACCCTCTACTTCACGGTGATCAGCACCGTACCCCTGGTCCTCGTGGCCCTGGTCATGGCCGCATTGCTCAACGTGGGGCTTCCTGCCCAGTGGCTGTGGCGGCTCTCCTACTTTGCACCGTACCTGCTGGCCTCCACGGTGGTTTCACTGTTCTTCACCTGGATGTACAACCCGCAGCTTGGCCTGATCAACGAGTTCCTGACGGGAATCGGTCTCCCCAGGGTTGCCTGGCTGAACGATCCGAACGTGGCCATGTGGGCCATTGTGATCGCCACACTTTGGTGGACTGTGGGCTTCAACTTCCTGCTCTACCTGGCCGCCATGCAAAACATCCCGGCCCAGCACTATGAAGCGGCATCGCTGGACGGCGCCGGAGCCTGGCGCCAGTTCTTCTCCATTACGCTGCCGCAGCTCACCCCCACCACCGTGATGATTGTGCTCCTCCAGATCCTGGCGTCACTGAAGATTTTCGATCAGGTGTACCAAATGACCGCAGGCGGGCCGGCAGGATCCACCCGCCCCGTGGTGCAGTACATCTTTGAAACCGGGTTCACCGGCTACCGGCTGGGCTACTCCGCAGCCATCTCCTACATCTTCTTCGGACTGATCGTGGTTGTTTCTGTCATGCAGTTCGTCATCACCCGCCGCAGGAGCGCATAA
- a CDS encoding carbohydrate ABC transporter permease: MATPTLTRPAPSTTTGNSPKIRQPRKKLTVGRIAAIVVAAFIAVLWLIPFAWATATAFKTETDAAAPDVTWLPPSGFTPEAFVKVFQDGNIPLWTWNSLYTSAAITAITLVISALVAYALSRIDFRGKKVLMTVIIASIIIPPPVLIIPLFYQMLALNLIDTSWAIILPQVIHPAMVFVLKKFFDQIPRELEEAAVMDGASRLRIFTQIILPLSRPILAAVAIFVFIGAWNNFLWPFIATNDGNLLTLPVGLQTIKSAYGIQYAQNMASALLAALPLIVVFLFFQRQIIKGVATTGLAGT, from the coding sequence ATGGCAACCCCTACCCTGACCCGTCCCGCCCCCAGCACCACCACCGGTAACAGCCCCAAGATCCGCCAACCCCGCAAGAAACTGACGGTGGGCAGGATCGCGGCCATCGTGGTCGCCGCCTTTATTGCCGTACTGTGGCTGATCCCGTTCGCGTGGGCCACCGCCACCGCTTTCAAGACCGAGACGGATGCCGCAGCTCCGGACGTCACCTGGCTGCCGCCGTCGGGCTTCACTCCTGAAGCGTTCGTCAAGGTGTTCCAAGACGGCAACATCCCGCTCTGGACATGGAACTCGCTCTACACCTCGGCGGCCATCACGGCCATCACCCTGGTGATCTCGGCACTGGTGGCATATGCACTGTCGCGGATCGATTTCAGGGGGAAGAAGGTGCTGATGACCGTGATCATCGCGTCCATCATCATCCCGCCGCCCGTGCTGATCATCCCGCTGTTTTACCAAATGCTGGCGCTGAACCTGATAGATACCTCGTGGGCCATCATCCTGCCGCAGGTCATCCACCCCGCGATGGTGTTCGTGCTGAAGAAGTTCTTCGACCAAATCCCGCGCGAGCTCGAAGAAGCGGCCGTGATGGACGGCGCCAGCCGCTTGCGCATCTTCACCCAAATCATCCTGCCGTTGTCCCGGCCCATCCTGGCCGCCGTCGCGATCTTCGTTTTCATCGGCGCGTGGAACAACTTCCTGTGGCCGTTCATCGCCACCAACGACGGCAACCTGCTGACCCTCCCAGTCGGCTTGCAGACCATCAAGAGCGCCTACGGCATCCAGTACGCGCAGAACATGGCGTCCGCCCTGCTTGCAGCGCTGCCGCTGATCGTCGTCTTCCTGTTCTTCCAACGCCAGATCATCAAGGGCGTCGCGACGACGGGACTCGCCGGCACCTGA
- a CDS encoding alpha-N-arabinofuranosidase yields MSRARITLDRDFTIGEVPRRLFGSFVEHMGRCVYTGIYEPGHPEADENGFRQDVMKLVKELGATVIRYPGGNFVSGYNWEDGIGPKENRPRRLDGAWHTVETNAFGLHEFVDWSKQAGTEIMEAINLGTRGVDAAREIVEYANHPGGTYLSDLRAKNGHKDPFNIKLWCLGNELDGPWQIGHKTADEYGRLAQEAAKAMRFVDPSLELVACGSSSSSMPTFGSWEQTVLTHTYDEVDYVSLHAYYQEHEGDVGSFLASAVDTDYFIESVVATADAVRAKGKHKKHINLSFDEWNVWYQRGLDTEDQPHNVAKAGWREHPRVIEDKYNVTDAVVVGTLLNSLLRHGDRVKIANQAQLVNVIAPILSEENGPAWKQTIFHPFARMAELAKGQILRLSVDSDKYSNARFGDTDLVDVSATWNEETGRVALFFANRGLEEAADVEVALRGFDARQVLRAEVLEIPEGGDRLTVNTQDQPRRVGLTALEGVKATGSELRLTLPALSWAVVELDVVKG; encoded by the coding sequence ATGTCCCGCGCACGCATCACCCTCGACCGCGACTTCACCATTGGCGAGGTACCCCGACGACTCTTCGGCTCCTTCGTGGAGCACATGGGCCGCTGCGTCTACACCGGCATCTATGAGCCCGGGCACCCCGAGGCTGACGAAAACGGCTTCCGCCAGGACGTCATGAAGCTGGTCAAGGAACTCGGCGCCACCGTCATCCGCTACCCCGGTGGCAACTTCGTCTCGGGCTACAACTGGGAAGACGGGATCGGCCCGAAGGAAAACAGGCCGCGCAGGCTCGACGGTGCCTGGCACACCGTGGAGACCAACGCCTTTGGCCTGCACGAGTTTGTGGACTGGTCCAAGCAGGCCGGTACGGAAATCATGGAAGCCATCAACCTTGGCACCAGGGGAGTGGATGCTGCCCGCGAGATCGTGGAGTACGCCAACCACCCCGGCGGAACTTACCTGTCCGACCTCCGCGCCAAAAACGGCCACAAGGACCCGTTCAACATCAAGCTCTGGTGCCTCGGCAACGAGTTGGACGGGCCGTGGCAGATCGGCCACAAGACCGCCGACGAGTATGGCCGGCTGGCACAGGAAGCCGCCAAAGCCATGCGGTTCGTGGACCCCTCGCTTGAACTGGTGGCCTGCGGCAGTTCCAGCTCCAGCATGCCCACCTTTGGTTCGTGGGAGCAGACCGTCCTCACCCACACCTACGACGAAGTGGACTACGTATCCCTCCACGCCTACTACCAGGAACATGAAGGTGACGTGGGCAGCTTCCTTGCCTCCGCCGTCGATACTGACTATTTCATTGAGTCAGTGGTGGCCACCGCGGACGCCGTGCGCGCCAAGGGCAAGCACAAGAAGCACATCAACCTGTCCTTCGACGAGTGGAACGTTTGGTACCAGCGCGGCCTGGACACCGAGGACCAGCCGCACAATGTGGCCAAGGCAGGCTGGCGGGAACACCCGCGCGTTATTGAGGACAAGTACAACGTCACCGACGCCGTTGTGGTGGGTACCCTGCTCAATTCGCTGCTCCGCCACGGCGACCGCGTGAAGATCGCCAACCAGGCCCAGTTGGTCAACGTCATTGCGCCGATCCTCTCGGAAGAGAACGGGCCGGCGTGGAAGCAGACCATTTTCCACCCGTTCGCACGCATGGCCGAGCTCGCCAAGGGCCAGATCCTGCGGCTCTCGGTGGACTCGGACAAGTACTCGAATGCGCGGTTTGGCGACACGGACCTGGTGGACGTGAGTGCGACGTGGAACGAGGAGACGGGCCGCGTGGCACTCTTCTTCGCGAACCGTGGGCTGGAAGAAGCCGCCGACGTCGAGGTAGCTTTGCGCGGTTTCGACGCCCGACAGGTGCTCCGCGCCGAGGTCCTTGAAATCCCCGAGGGCGGCGACCGCTTGACCGTCAACACCCAGGATCAGCCGCGCCGTGTGGGCCTGACGGCGCTGGAAGGTGTGAAGGCGACTGGCTCGGAGCTACGCCTGACGCTGCCCGCCTTGTCGTGGGCCGTCGTCGAGCTTGACGTGGTGAAGGGCTAG
- a CDS encoding DsbA family oxidoreductase, whose product MKIEIWSDVACPWCYIGKRRFETALAQFPHRDSVDIEWKSYQLDPSVPEHYDGTELDYLSNRKGMAPEQVKQMFAHVTETAKGEGLDYHFDKVVVANSFTAHRLIHLAAAHGSQDAAKEQLLSDHFEHGKDIGNQEYLTELGAALGLPANEVAELFTSDKYAEEVNQDINEARAIGVTGVPFFVIDRKYGISGAQPADLFSQALNQAWQEANPLIPVGASDAEACGPDGCAI is encoded by the coding sequence ATGAAGATTGAGATCTGGTCAGACGTCGCGTGCCCGTGGTGCTACATCGGCAAGCGCCGTTTCGAGACCGCCCTGGCACAGTTCCCGCACCGCGACTCCGTTGACATCGAGTGGAAGAGCTATCAGCTGGACCCTTCCGTTCCGGAGCACTACGACGGGACGGAGCTGGACTACCTGAGCAACCGCAAGGGCATGGCTCCGGAGCAGGTCAAGCAGATGTTCGCCCACGTCACCGAGACGGCCAAGGGCGAGGGCCTGGATTACCACTTCGACAAGGTGGTGGTGGCCAACAGCTTCACCGCCCATCGCCTCATCCATCTCGCCGCTGCCCACGGAAGCCAGGACGCCGCCAAGGAGCAGTTGCTCAGCGACCACTTTGAGCACGGCAAGGACATCGGCAACCAGGAGTACCTCACGGAGCTCGGTGCCGCCCTCGGTCTGCCCGCCAACGAAGTTGCAGAACTGTTCACCTCGGACAAATACGCGGAAGAGGTCAACCAGGACATCAATGAGGCCCGCGCCATTGGCGTCACCGGCGTCCCGTTCTTCGTCATCGACCGCAAGTACGGCATCTCCGGGGCCCAGCCCGCGGACCTCTTCAGCCAAGCCCTGAACCAGGCCTGGCAGGAAGCCAACCCCCTGATCCCGGTGGGCGCCTCCGACGCCGAGGCCTGCGGCCCTGACGGCTGCGCAATCTAG